Proteins co-encoded in one Spirosoma endbachense genomic window:
- a CDS encoding VOC family protein: MKQHIAHLALVVNDYDEAIAFYTNKLNFDLLEDTILSETKRWVRVAPKGSSECCLLLAKADGEDQKSRVGNQTGGRVFLFLYTDDFWRDYEAMQQAGITFVRPPVEHPYGTVAVFEDLYGNLWDLLEPKK, encoded by the coding sequence ATGAAACAACACATTGCCCATCTTGCTCTCGTTGTCAATGACTATGACGAAGCTATAGCCTTTTACACCAATAAGCTCAACTTCGATCTGCTGGAGGATACCATTTTAAGTGAAACAAAACGATGGGTTCGGGTAGCCCCCAAAGGTTCATCGGAATGTTGTTTATTACTCGCCAAAGCAGACGGTGAAGATCAAAAAAGCCGGGTGGGGAACCAGACGGGTGGGCGCGTCTTTCTCTTTTTGTACACCGATGATTTCTGGCGCGATTATGAGGCCATGCAGCAGGCAGGCATCACATTCGTTCGGCCACCTGTTGAGCATCCTTATGGCACAGTCGCCGTTTTCGAAGATCTGTATGGCAACTTATGGGATTTGCTTGAGCCTAAAAAGTAG
- a CDS encoding serine hydrolase domain-containing protein, which produces MLKRIYSVLLLVVSPLVCCRAQQNVASIDSLLQVYYNRQELNGTILIAQHGKVILSRSYGMADVDKQRPLTSLTQFQIASVSKQFTAYAIMQLKATGKLQYDDNVQTYLPTFPYPNITIRHLLTHTSGLPDFWTQIRPKLDTSKSNGNADMLAYLAEHKLPLQAAPGTKWIYCDIGFDLLATLIERLSGMNYQAFLRKYLFEPASMNDTEALLVTDIRRIKAKNLATGYLRRNNTLKPAHLEPDQNFVFYLGDFYGDGSVISTTGDLKKWDDALSNYKLLPKAIQDEAFRPARTPDGQLIEFRSGTTYGFGWFLRQHPVLGQQIMHSGGQPGFQTWFARFPDKQLCVVICMNVESKKLDEITKGILFHLQ; this is translated from the coding sequence ATGCTAAAACGCATTTACAGTGTCCTGCTTCTTGTGGTTTCTCCACTGGTTTGCTGTCGGGCTCAACAGAATGTAGCCTCGATTGACTCACTGCTACAGGTTTATTACAATCGACAGGAGCTTAATGGTACTATTCTGATTGCTCAACATGGAAAAGTGATCCTTTCCAGAAGCTATGGCATGGCAGACGTTGATAAACAACGCCCGCTTACCAGTTTGACACAGTTTCAAATTGCGTCGGTGTCAAAACAGTTTACGGCTTATGCCATTATGCAATTAAAAGCAACTGGCAAGCTCCAGTACGATGATAACGTGCAGACCTATCTGCCCACCTTTCCGTATCCGAATATTACAATCCGTCATTTGCTCACCCACACATCGGGGCTACCCGATTTCTGGACGCAGATCAGGCCGAAGCTGGATACCTCAAAATCGAACGGAAACGCAGACATGCTGGCTTATTTAGCTGAACATAAGTTGCCGCTTCAGGCAGCTCCTGGCACAAAATGGATTTATTGCGACATCGGATTCGATTTACTGGCAACCCTCATCGAACGACTATCCGGGATGAATTATCAGGCATTTTTGCGCAAATACCTGTTCGAACCAGCATCCATGAACGACACAGAGGCCCTGCTGGTCACGGATATTCGACGCATAAAGGCAAAGAATCTGGCAACCGGCTATCTACGCCGTAACAATACACTCAAGCCAGCACACCTCGAGCCTGACCAGAATTTTGTATTCTACCTCGGCGATTTTTACGGCGACGGGTCGGTCATTTCAACAACTGGTGATCTGAAAAAGTGGGATGATGCCCTGAGCAATTATAAACTCCTGCCCAAAGCGATTCAGGATGAAGCCTTTCGGCCCGCCCGTACTCCAGACGGGCAATTGATTGAGTTTAGATCCGGTACGACCTATGGCTTTGGCTGGTTTTTACGGCAGCATCCGGTTCTGGGTCAGCAGATTATGCATTCGGGTGGGCAGCCGGGATTTCAAACCTGGTTTGCCCGTTTCCCGGATAAACAATTGTGTGTGGTCATCTGCATGAACGTAGAAAGCAAAAAACTGGATGAGATTACAAAAGGAATTCTGTTCCATCTGCAGTAA